Within the Candidatus Eisenbacteria bacterium genome, the region ATCGGGCCGCCGCTCGCCGTACCAGAGGTTCTTGCCGTCGCGGCTGCGCAACCCCGCCTCGCCGGAGAGGAGCAGCCGGAAGAGGATCCCGAAGAGCTCGCGCCCGGAATACGTGCGCAGCCGCCGCCCGGACGTCGTGACCGATTCGCGCAGCACGACGAACCGCCCCGCCCGGTGGAGCGCGCGGCTCATCGCGGCTTCCTCGGCGGCGAACAGCGCCTCGTTGAAGGCCGGCACGACGAAGGAGATCACTCGAAGTGAACGGACGGTCGTGCGGCCGAAACATTCCGCCCCCCTTCCCGCAGCACGCGGCCACGGCTACACGGACCGCCGGAGGAAATCCATGGCGTACATGCTGCTCGTCATCGAAGAACCCGAGATGCGGCGCCGCCGTGCGATCGCCGAAGGGCGCCAGCTCTACGACCGCATGGTCCAGTTCGGGGAGGGCCTCAAGGCGCGTGGCCTCTTGCGACTGAGCGAGTCCCTGCGGTCCGACGTCGACGGCGTGCGGGTTTCGCTCCGCGGCGGCAAGCGCAAGCTCGTCGACGGTCC harbors:
- a CDS encoding YciI family protein, with translation MAYMLLVIEEPEMRRRRAIAEGRQLYDRMVQFGEGLKARGLLRLSESLRSDVDGVRVSLRGGKRKLVDGPFAESKEMVGGFFLLDCKTKEEAVAIASECPALEWATIEVREVAPCYEG